The following DNA comes from Nymphalis io chromosome 12, ilAglIoxx1.1, whole genome shotgun sequence.
CCATTATggtcgtttgtttttttaaatttctttaaaaatctgACAACCAACATTATGTTAATgcttttttaagtataaactgaaattataattatattaattctaaagtttaaattttaagtttaatattattaatatttactgttatatgttataaattttaatggtatattaattattgaacgCCCTTATCGGAAGgcgataatatttctttaaatgtatCTTCAGTGATGTAATAATTTTCATGTATGTTGTAAGTAGATGTAAGatgtctactggtggtagagctttgtgcaagcacgtctgggtaggtaccacccactcatcagatattctaccgcaaaacagtagtacttggtattgttgtgttccagtttgaagggtgagtgagccagtgtaatttcaggcacaagggacataaaatcttagttcccaaggttggtggcgcaagattggtgatgtaagcgatggttaacatttcttacaatgccaatttctatgggcgttggtgaccacttaccatcaggtggcccatatgctcgtccgccttcctattctataaaaaaaagtatatatatataatgtaatgcaaTTTTGCAAACAAACATTAAATCTAGAGCCATTCATATATGTACGTATACcatgaatttttaaatgtatagttccgtgctttttttatcataacattaaatatactaaGCTTACTATATCTTGATATTTTTTCACGAAGGTATTGCTATCACAGTGTTTAAAAtagtaaacatattatatgcatgtatattatatatttactattttaatcaACTATTTTTTAGCATCTTTTTCTTCGTCAATCCAGTTTTTAAACGCAGATCAAAGTCatatttagtagttttatttaaatttgaattgtaaTTGGACTATGGCAGTTGATGACGAAATAGGCGCCCAATGAGCGTTTGGTATTTAATCGGATTATAAATCTGACATTGATTAGCGTTTAAGAAACTAggagtttattgtttttatatctaaatgacgtttatatataataacgccAAATACAGATGGATAAATCAAAACggtataaaattatgttattcaaACTTAAACCTCCATGTATGTTTTTCTAAATAACAatggctttaaataaaaaaaaggaagcTTTTTTATTGTCCAAATAAAATCGTAAAGAGAACGCTATTAAAagcgtaaaaaaaataaattgaaattccaTTAAGTTTGTATCTAAATAGTCTTGACATTCGTGCTATTTGCTTACTACAACTAATTTGCTTCTGCTTATTTCTGCCTTAAAGCTATCCAGCGCACTTTGTTTAAGATTACGTCCAATAAGAACGatgaaactttaattaatatttaccgtatattattaacttgtgtggcattaacaaacaaacaactcaCGATCAATGGAGTCGTGGCGGTTACTTTAAAATCTTGAGCATAATTACTAATCACTGTAAACCAAACATTCAATTTACGAGGCGGGCTAATTGCGTCTTGCCCATCGTGCTTTGTAAAAAGTTGGCAGAAACCGTATCTTAaacttatttcttaattatagaCCGATTCATAGCGGCGTCGCAAGGTTCGTGCCAGAACAGTTGATGTGATGCTCACGAGTAATTTTCCTCGTTTAACGTCTTTATATTAAAGTGATAAGGTTCAAAATGCCATGATTAGCTTCAATTAAGACCGTCGTCTTGGCAAATAGTACCTCCAATAATTACACGGTTGAGAGAGAGGTTATCAGcctcataatatattttatgcctTCCTTATCTAGAAGAATCtgcactattttattattaaaactaaatgaattaaatttatagaaattgCGAGTTATGTAATTtgcattatttgttttacatacTGAGTAAATCatacaagataaaaataaaaatgttcattttttatttctattgcagtaatagaaatacaaaatattatgcgTTGTTCTTACAAATtatcattcataatatttatgtttttttcccAGGCTGTAACGGTAGttacataaacataatatggtaaaataGAATCATGATTCTttgttatactataaaaaataacagacgTTGTCTTTTAAGTTTTCAAAGGCCAGTGACCTTTCATAAAAATTCTGCACCTCGACAATTAATCAATCTTTcataaaacttgtttttttttttattataagaagcaACCACCTATAAATGAACGACTATTGGGCAAAGCATTACTTTACTTCTTAAGCAGATGGATCAGAAGTCTATTCATAGTTCTATCACACTgctgttatttaaaacaaacaaaacgaaattttacctcacaataaatatatatgcaataatGGTTTTTATACACACAGTCGCTAGAAATACAACAGCCCATTCTAGCGAGCGCGGTTTCAACAAATGAAACGTACTGTCCTCAGACGGAATTAAGCCCACCAACACCGTCTAATTTGAAAAAGCCAGACGTATAAATTTTGCTCTAATCCCACAATTGTGTGAGGAAAATTGGACGCAATTTCGTACGCACTTGTTCGCCCTTTAGATGGCAAATCGCAGTATATTGTGTAATGAGTGTAGGGTGACAATATATGTAGGCTATTTGGTGCTGTAGTTACGTTTATAAAAACGTTCAGTTCAATTCGTCTCgtaaaaataacattgaataTTCTTTACCAATATAGTCTAAACAGATCTAATGTTCTTCACTAATATTGTTTAAAGATATCTAATGagggtatttaaaaatattataatctgttatTAACAGCTACGTTCGCGTGGCATTATTAGACTTAGTTCTACACGCAGCTATTGTTGGGTAAAAATTCACCAATTCCACCGCAAATATTCTCTTTATTCTTTTTACAAcgtcagtgtctatgggcgaaaTGGAATATTTGGCTTCACTTGGGCATATCTGCTTTTATGTATTCCTAAactaaataagataaattaataaatgtgacGATGACTAAGATGATGATGAGTAACTAAtgctcattttatattaaattctaaatttcaTCCTCTATAGTTTGATTAACGAAAAACAAATTCCTTCCTCAAAAATAAACTTAGCCGCCCAAACACAACTAATTAACATCAAATTTCATTTTGAACACTGATAAccaatttgttttaatgttaatttaaaatatttgtacgtAAATGAAATAGTTTCTTAAGTTATAGCAATAAAGCAGTACATCCAACTTAAGAACGAAGCTTATCGTTCGCCCCACGTATTACTCATAATGATAAGTGCTGCGGAATTCGATACACTTTTATATTCACGCTTGACTTGGTTCTTGTCACTTACTGTGTTCACAATTGCAAGAAAAAATGTGTTGTATTACCATTCgataaaaatgtctttaataGATACTAAGACGTAAATGTattcatcatttatataaaaagcgttccgtttatataatttactgtgtgtaacttttatagtatagattatgaaaatattattaataatattaaatatatgatcaaAGGAGTTATTCACGCAGATAGTTTCACCACAGGGAAGCAATTTTTATacttgtttgtatatttaattatcatctTATCTTTGAGTTTTATATTACCATTAACAGTTAAggaatgataaaatttatcgtatttaaaatgtactttattgtgTTTGAAGGTtatgtttcaattatattaaattatgaaataaacatatacatattatgttacttGTACACCCTTCGTCAGGCAACCTTAACTGAAGATCTTAGCgtataaatttatcttaattattcaaatagctCTATAAATTTTGACTTCGTTGTtggttaaaaactattttaaacttCGAATGCTGTTTATCCTCGATCGTAGGCCATTTGTCGCCGTGAAGTTCCCCTGAGTGACATACAATAAGCTGCTTTCGACATAATGCTGTGGCGGCCGATTCACTACACACTCGCTGCTCCTATGTCTTGCAGGCTTGCGGCTTGCTCTCTGGTTAGTCCGTAAAAGGCACCAACATAAAGGAACGTAATTGTGTACTCATAAGCGTACGTTACTTGCTCGATTGAGTCAGCGATACGCAACGCTGTAATTGACGTAGCTTTTTATAGCTAGAGTGCTTTTTGCACATTGTTCTTGAAATCGTGTCAATAGAATTCTTGGCATTAAACAATACTTATAAACCGCTAAGATCgtgcaaattatataatacaaagtacAATCGAGCTGTGAATTGAAAGTGTAAATAATTTGCGAATAATCTTGAGCGATTGTAATTCTCATCAAGGTTATGTTTTATACTAGATTTGGGTAAGTTTGTGCAAACATTCTATGTAATTGTGTACTTTTTGCTTGATTTCCGATCTTTGCAATTcgcttcaaaataaattaagtatttgaCAACTTCGAACAGGTAGCAAATAGActgttcaattattttcattttttaaatttatatagggtatttttgttttcttttgtttcgtttgattgttcgttggttttttttttttttttgttctgatggACGTCGACACGGAGTTGTCGTCGTCCGACGCAAATGCTGGGCGTAAACGCCCACTTGTGGGCCTCGCGCTCTTTGATTCCGGTTTGGATACGGAGACCGAAATCAGATCGGCGGCGAAACGTAACAGTGCTAGCCGGGGGAAGCTCACTTCCAAGGGACGCGGAACTGGCCTCGCTCGCGCCAAAGCCGAGCTTAAAGCAAAGGCCGCCGAGGCTAGGGAGGAGGCGTTTGAGCGCTCCTTAAGAAGTCGGGCTTTCCGTAAGGAGACGGCTGTGATCGCGCTTGACTCTGAGGAATCCTCTTCCTCGGAGGTCCGTAGGGAGGATCCCCTAAAATTGGGTGCAGAGGAGCTGCGTGCGGAGGCTGGTCGCAATGCAGCACTTATTCTGGAGATTGCCCAGAAATCCAGCAACCTGAAGGGTGGCTTCATCAAGAAGCTCAAAGAATCTGCATCTTCGCTCCAGTCCATCGTAGATGCTCTGGCATCAAGGACCGAGGCGGAAGAGACGCGCAGGCTTCGCGCTGATAATGGCCACCTGCGCAAGGAGGTGGACAGCCTCAAGACTGAGTTAAAAGCCCACCGCCGTGAGTTTGCGGAAATGCGGACCACGGTAGCAGTGGCAAATGAGGCGTCCACCAGCACTGTGCGGGACACACAGGCTTTGGAGGAATTTAAGGCCTCTATAATGTCGTCGGTGGGCTTTATGATTAAATCTCAAATGGAAGGAATTCAGGACCGTCTCCTTCCAGCTAAAGTGCTCCGTCCCCATCTGGCCGCGGACAAGAAACAGGCTGTAGTGCAGAAAACTGCACCTACATACGCGCAAGTGGTCCATCCGACCCCACCACCGAAACCCGCACAGGCGCCGAAACGGGTGCCTGCAGTCGAGTCAGTCCCGCTGGCACCGACTATGTGCCTATCAGCCACCCCGACCACGTCGGAGTCCCAACCACGGGAGGCCCAGGAGACATCATGGTCCACCGTGGTTAAAAAGGGGAGAAAGAAGAAAAAGGCTTCCCCCTCGGCCGCAGCGTCCGCCTCAGTACCATCAACAGTGGCGAAGGCTCCGCCGGTGGCCAAACCGAGGCTGGTTGCTCCTCGCAGGGCTGCAGTAATGGTCACTCTGCAGCCGGATGCGCAGGAGAAGGGCGTTACATACGCTCACATCCTGGAGCGCGCGGAGCAGGGCGTTAAGCTTCAGGATATTGGAATCTGTGGCGGCCTTAGGGTCCGACGATCGGCGACGGGAGCCAGACTCCTCGAGCTGCCGAAAGCACAGGCGGAGCAGGCGGATAAGCTTGCTGAGAAGCTCCGCACTGTGCTGGATGGTGTCGCAAGCGTCGTTCGACCTGTAAAGCGAGTGGACCTTAAGGTGACGGGATTGGATGATTCCGTCACCAAAGATAAATTGGTCGCTGCAGTTGCTCGTGCAGGGAACTGCTCCCCTGACTCAGTCAGATGCGGAGTGTTGCAGCGTGGTCCCGGATATATGGGAATGGTCCGCGTCACCTGTCCTCTCACAGCGGCGAAGAAGATATCAGATGCCGGTCGCCTCCTCGTAGGGTGGAGCTCGGCCAAGGTATGCGTATTGAAGCAGcgccctttgcgctgcttcaagtgtaTGGGCCTTGGCCACACGAAGATGCTTTGCCCATCTAAAGCGGAACGGGGGGATCTATGCTTCCGGTGTGGCGTAGATGGCCACAAGTCGGCGGGCTGTACCGAGAAACTGCGCTGTGCTGTGTGCGCAGACGCTGGCAAGccctctgggcacgtgatgggATCAGGGGAGTGCAACCCCCCCATCACAAAGGGTACGGTGGTCTTAGGCACCCAGACTACCACCAATgtcggacggcgccaggccgaggaggaagcttcaatgtcaacatgagcacaaacataaagttcctccagacgaacgtcaaccactgcgccgcggcgcaggaCCTGCTGCTGCAGTCTGCAgtgtggcctgcgagccatattatgtccctcccctacctaactggttaggagacttggacggcaccgtggtggttactacccggagtgaaacgagttctctctcactcattgagaggggctcgggttacgtagtggcagggtggagagaattcgttgttgtgggtacgtacttctctcccaaccgcggcctggcggagttcgagatttatctcggctcgatcagagctgcggtgaccaggcagtcaccgaggccgatactggtcttgggcgacttcaatgctaaatcacgtgcctggggcaaccctgccacgaatccgcgaggaagggctattcaggtgtgggcacttctctccagcctgtccctactcaacagggggcaggtttacacgtgcgtgcggcaacagggggggtccgtggtggatctctctttcgccacccatgttgtagcacgcagagtgttgaattggagagtagaggaggaggtggagactctgtcggaccacaggtacatccggtttgagatctctacctctcgcaggtcggtggaaccctctagggtgccaaccacgcttccaaggtggtctcttagccagctagatcgtgagctggccagggaggctgccatcgtacagcgatggggttccacaggaaggtgggagggcgccagtgcagaagagctagcgggccacatgcgcagtgccctcaaagaggtctgcgatgctgccatgcctaggttccggcatagagctccgcgccggcaggtgtattggtggtcgcccgaaatagcagagcttcgggcgacgtgcagccgggcgcgaagggcttacgtccgttgtaggaggcgcaacagttttgatgcggacttggagggacagctattggtcgcttatcgtcagctgaaaaaagacctacagctggcgataagtcaggccaaggagaaagctagggaagaactactggcgggcctgaaccgggacccctgggggcgtccgttccgcggtgtgcgtggaaaattccgcacgcagggtgcccccgtgacagagacaatgtcatcggatctcctcctgcgcctggtcggggaacttttcccccatccaggtgagcatgtccctccacagatggtccctcgctctatgattgacgacacagtggctccaccactgatcacggagcgggagatggaggtggccttcgaccgcttgagggccaagaacactgcgccgggcccagacgggattccagggcgtgttctatgtgacgctctggaatacctaggcgtaaggcttcgggagctgttcgaccaatgtctgtgcagcgggcagtttccgaagccttggaaagagggaaagttgatcttgttgccaaagcaaggtcgaccgccagattcttcctcggcatacaggccgattgtgctgctgaacgagacgggcaaattcttcgaaaaaattctcgctgcccgtcttattcagcacctcgacgaggtggggccgggtctgtcagaggctcagtacgggttcagggcgggtcgatcaactatcgacgccctggacgccctgaaaacccggaccacgatgcggtggcccgaggggacgtagttctggcggtatcgatagatgttgcgaacgccttcaatagtcttcctttcgagactattggggaggcactccgataccacggggtgccttcctatctcaggaggctgttgggggcatacctccaggaccgggtagtcctttgggaggggggcgatgggcgtcttgtccggcgtcgggtaggctgtggcgttccacaggggtcagttctcggcccaattctgtggaacgttggcttcgactggctcctgcggacatccgtccttccagaatgggggtgttgtgctatgcggacgacactctcatcacggcgacagggcggaattatcaggaggcggctcgcctggccgaagtcggtacgtcgctcacagtggaccgcataggaatgttgggcttgagggtctccatctcaaaaacggaggccctcttattccacggtccacgtcgaggcccccctcgaggggcgtttatcaccgtccaggggacggtgattaaggtgcaggcccacatgaagtatctgggcctgaccctggacggaagatggagcttcgggcagcattttgtccaacttggcccgaagctcatcaacgctgctgctgccttaagccagctcctaccaaatgtaggagggccggaaacgccatgccggcgattatacgccggtgttgtgcggtccatggctctgtacggtgctcccatctgggtggacgctctcaccgctcggaacaaggttctcttgcgaaggccgcagagaaaagggtgatacgcggatatcgtacggtgtcgtggacggcggcaacacttctcgcgggcgatccgccttgggagctccaggcggaggtgctcgcggaagtgtaccggttccgggcggaagtgaggtcgcgtggcgaccgtccagggttggaggaggtgctgcgaatcaggactctcgcccagcaagccttgattcgcaggtgggaggaggatctgaggtccccatcagcaggcctggtgacagtggaggcgatccgtccccacttgagtcgctgggtaacgagaaaaggcggcacactgaccttcagactgactcaggtgcttactggacatgggtgcttcggtaagtacctgcacggaatagtcaggcgggaggtaacgccctcctgccacgagtgtggtgcacctacggacacggcatgccacactctgatggagtgtgccgcttgggggcctcagcgcctttccctggcgactttaatcggcggagacctttcgctgccgagcgtgataaatgccatgcttggtagcgaaaggtgctggatggagatggtctctttctgcgaaaatgtcatgtcgcagaaggaggccgcggagcgggagcgcgaggagagtgcctccgctgacccgcttcgtcgaagaagaccggggagaagacgccggcgctatgcgcatcttctcctcccaccgtgagtgtcgccggggccagagggtctctgtaccccgagtaccccctaggatttggaggcccgcagaagcgggccaaccgtcgggacggcacggtagtatgcgcaagcgatcccgtgacgtcccccgacaagatggagtgggtaccgctggtttttagtgggtattccggcgccttcagcgccggcgagtcccacatacccccccaccttatgtgggggaaacacataaatgtgtttttccagcgagaaaaaaaaaaaaaaaaaaggtagcaAATAGATAAATGTCAGAACAATTTAGAAAGCTTTACATATACGTTATATAATACGTTTTATATCCTTATGATCTTTATGATCCTTATGatctcatttatattaaatgttaagtaaatattattgtaggtaataataaatatattaaacaaaataaacttacttAGGACCCACATCGCCAAATAATCgcgtgattttatatttttataattcaaaagattttttttaatatgcaaaCATAACTCTAGTTTAATGACTGTccaaaatctaccaccggtttggaaagAAACCTTTCCGagctgagaagaaccggcgggttttttttattaagtatttttgtttagaataattacttattattatttaaaacggcCTGAAGGCGATCGCTTCCAAATGCCTGCTATATATAAAGtcgttagttttataaaatacttttagcaCACAAATGTTCTTTAACAGTTCATTTGATGATTACTATTAAGTATTCCTGAATTCCTTCTGAGATCATGTTGTAAAAACGTACATATTGTATCACAAACAAATTACTAACCCTTTGTAACAGGGGAACTAAGGTTATGTTGGAATCTGTAACCACAGAATCAAATCTCTGTCAACCCACCTACTTTTTATCAAGCGATTTTTTAATCGCGAATGCGTGTATACATATGATAAGTGTTATAGGAAtgcgaaaataatatattttttgcagtgCGGTCTAGttctaaaatgaaatataagctTACATTTCCGTTCATAGTACTAATAacactagaataataatattcttgatTACAAAGTTTAACGCACTCAAATTTTGATTGATAGAATGGTaactaaattcaaatattcaaatatctgTTTCAACACCTACTTAGATTACACGACTTGATATGAATGCATAACTTCCTATAGTGTGGTGCATAAAAAACTGAATCAGTTTTACGTTTCTACCAAGCGTTGCGTGCCTGGGATCGATTTACATGTTCCCTGTTACACATAGCTACTGTCTTGTTATTTCTGGCGGGTTTTTATACTAATGGGCCTAATAACTTGATTGACCCCAGATGAATTCCGtatgatttgaataattttccTCAGTCTTATACcacttttgtttttgttctaATCCAAAAGTTTGGACTTATTAGTTGATTATAATATAGTCGTATCTGGTTTATCGGGTCCTAATTTAGGTGCAATTTAAAGTTTTGAATGTAACATTTGATGAGATTGGTTGCTATTCTtttcgaatattaaatttatgcaaATCATTACTTAataatgctataaatataaaatagacacCCGTGTAAAATTTGAATTATGTTTCTGAAGGAAAAATATGTGGCTATTTTTAATGAAGGGATTATGTTGCATGACTTAAg
Coding sequences within:
- the LOC126772582 gene encoding uncharacterized protein LOC126772582, yielding MDVDTELSSSDANAGRKRPLVGLALFDSGLDTETEIRSAAKRNSASRGKLTSKGRGTGLARAKAELKAKAAEAREEAFERSLRSRAFRKETAVIALDSEESSSSEVRREDPLKLGAEELRAEAGRNAALILEIAQKSSNLKGGFIKKLKESASSLQSIVDALASRTEAEETRRLRADNGHLRKEVDSLKTELKAHRREFAEMRTTVAVANEASTSTVRDTQALEEFKASIMSSVGFMIKSQMEGIQDRLLPAKVLRPHLAADKKQAVVQKTAPTYAQVVHPTPPPKPAQAPKRVPAVESVPLAPTMCLSATPTTSESQPREAQETSWSTVVKKGRKKKKASPSAAASASVPSTVAKAPPVAKPRLVAPRRAAVMVTLQPDAQEKGVTYAHILERAEQGVKLQDIGICGGLRVRRSATGARLLELPKAQAEQADKLAEKLRTVLDGVASVVRPVKRVDLKVTGLDDSVTKDKLVAAVARAGNCSPDSVRCGVLQRGPGYMGMVRVTCPLTAAKKISDAGRLLVGWSSAKVCVLKQRPLRCFKCMGLGHTKMLCPSKAERGDLCFRCGVDGHKSAGCTEKLRCAVCADAGKPSGHVMGSGECNPPITKVQNEVVNSLVETTWFTSNH